Genomic window (Pirellulaceae bacterium):
GGAAAGGCATTTACGATTTTAAAAGGAATCGAATGTGACATTCTTGAACGAGGCGGCATGGATCTTCCGGATGAGGTGCTCAGTCAAGCAGATTGGGTACTTGCCAGCATCCACTACGGCCAAAAGCAGTCTCGACAGCAGATCACGGATCGACTGATTGGCGCTATCCAAAATCCGTATGTCTCCGCAATCGCTCACCCAACGGGGAGGCTTCTCAACCGTCGCGAGGCCTACGATGTCGATCTAGATGCGGTGATGACGGCTACCAAAGAACACGGAAAGTTGCTGGAACTGAACGCCAATCCCAGACGACTCGATTTGAACGAAATCCATTGTGCTCACGCAAAACGTCTTGGTATTCCAATCGTCATCAACACCGATGCACATAGTGTCGAAGGGCTCAGCGTCATGCGATATGGACTCAAACAAGCTCGCCGCGGTGGCCTGACGAAGCATGACGTGGCGAACACGCTCACATGGTTGCAACTCAAAAAATTGATCGGCAAGAGCAATCAATGAGTAAGAAAGTCCGCTAGTTCTGCAGATGGCTCTCGTCATACAGAAATCGCCTCTGCATGTTCAGAGTGGGTCGCGGGGGGCCAGGATTTTCGCTGCGACTCTGACGACTCACTCGCCCGATCAAATAGCCCATCGCCATCAGCCCAAGAAAGGGCCAGAGCAAAACAAAGGTGAAGGCTGCCAGGATGGTCATCGATCGGCTTGGCCGATAACCAGAGACAGGTGGAAAAAGAGCAAAGAGAAATCCGGTTACCAGCGACCCAACCAATGCGTAAACGATTGCCACTAACAACATGAGGCCCACCCTAAAACATTTAACCTGACTCGTCTTGTATCAATTTGTGTCAATCAAAAGCCCACACTGCGAACCCAAGACTATACAGAAAATAATCCGGAATGCCAGTACCGTCTGTCGCCACCGTTCCAGTCGGTAAAATGGGTAGTCATCTATCCGGTCACGTCCCCTGTTGACACCGAACGAGCAGAGTCTCGATGCCTTCGAAAGGGAACCGAATATCAAGAAAAAGCGGCTCGCAGATCGCGTAGCGCGTTTCGGCACTCTAACCGCGGATTACCCGACTCTTCGTATTCGAGCGCCACGTAGCCACGATAGTTTGCGACTTTGAGAAGTTGGGCAAGACGAGCGTAGTTTACAGGATGCTTTACCTGATCGGGTCCGGCCATCACCACTTTAACTTGCACGTTAATCGCGTAAGGAGCGACACGTGCGAGATCGCCATAGATGTCAGCAGAATGAAAATTACCCGTGTCAAGGTTTACACCGAACCAGGGGCTATCCACATCCTTCACAAACCCAAGTAAGCCACTCGCGGTGGCGGTGGGTCCACCATGATTTTCGAGTGCCAAATGGACGCCGTACTGGCCAGCATACTGGCAGCATTCACGGATTCCATCAACGATCAACTCATGCGTTCTGGTTGAGGAATGCCCCTCATGCGCGTGACCTGCAAAAATGCGAATCACGGGAGCCCCTAGAATCTCGGCATAATTAACCCACCGTTTCACGTGGGCGATTTCGCGATCACGCTCTGGCCCAGGAGCTCGTCCAAAGTCATTCCGGACCGCTGTCCCCGACACCCCCAAGCCAAGTCGAAAACAATGGCGTTTCAACCGTCGGAGATAATCGTCTGTTATTTCCAAAGGGAAATAGTAAGAGGTGAGCTCCGTACCCTGCAGGCCGAAGCTGGCACAATCATCAACAAAGTCGAATAGACTGAACTTTGGTGAGGCCCTTTTCAGCAATTTTCGATAGCTATAGGCCGCTAAGCTGAATTTAAAATACGGCTCAGTCCGATTCAGCGGCTCAATTGCCATTGCCGCCGATCGCAAAGAGTTCACACAAAAACTGGCCGCCGAAGCCGCCAGAAATTCACGCCGCCGAAGCTGGATTTTTTTCAATTTGCCAGTTCCGAACCGATTACCTGGGATTCTGAACGCCCCAGCACCGAACGCCAAAAGTCACTCGGCACAAAGGACAAATTCGCCACGATCATTACGGCCGAATGAGCAAGGTTCCCCGTCACGAGAGCAAGTGAGATCCAAATCAAAATGGAAACCACAATCGCCAACGGCCGCAACCATTCGTTCCAAACGCAAACGACGAAAAAGAATGTACCAATTAGGACTGTGTGTGTCCAAAGATTTATAAGAATTGGGTATTCTCGCAAGAAGGTAAAATCAACGAGTCGACTATCGGGCTGCGCGGAAATCCACCAAATCGCATCACCATTCCACCAGGTTTCGCTTCCCAGGGCAGTCAGAGCCATCGCCAAATAGACAATGATCAAATGAACCTGGATTAAGCGGCGAGCCAACGTCGCCCA
Coding sequences:
- a CDS encoding sugar phosphate isomerase/epimerase, translating into MKKIQLRRREFLAASAASFCVNSLRSAAMAIEPLNRTEPYFKFSLAAYSYRKLLKRASPKFSLFDFVDDCASFGLQGTELTSYYFPLEITDDYLRRLKRHCFRLGLGVSGTAVRNDFGRAPGPERDREIAHVKRWVNYAEILGAPVIRIFAGHAHEGHSSTRTHELIVDGIRECCQYAGQYGVHLALENHGGPTATASGLLGFVKDVDSPWFGVNLDTGNFHSADIYGDLARVAPYAINVQVKVVMAGPDQVKHPVNYARLAQLLKVANYRGYVALEYEESGNPRLECRNALRDLRAAFS